One region of Bdellovibrio bacteriovorus genomic DNA includes:
- a CDS encoding EI24 domain-containing protein — translation MVIKSLQQAIKALFNFRTWFVVLCPPLLTGFLLSVLLIVFWNSLSVSVTHTFSNWAWVQWLGEVLVGNREALPAIFSSAFLLMVFIPVLFVAVLLVTSIFVTPLVQREVAVKYFSNLEKKKGGSTLGSLANSLQTLTVFVVLFFLTLPLWLIPGMPLVIPAILVIWMNKKIFVYDVLQDYASKEERVLIAKKQSAGLWGLGALLVFASYIPFAFILLPVFSAFAYSFYGLNSLERLRNQA, via the coding sequence ATGGTCATAAAGTCATTACAGCAAGCAATCAAAGCCCTCTTCAATTTTCGCACGTGGTTTGTGGTTTTATGCCCCCCACTTTTAACCGGTTTTTTACTCTCCGTCCTCCTGATTGTCTTTTGGAATTCGCTCTCTGTCAGCGTGACGCATACTTTTTCTAACTGGGCGTGGGTGCAGTGGTTAGGGGAGGTGCTGGTGGGAAATCGCGAGGCTTTACCGGCCATTTTTTCTAGCGCATTTTTGTTGATGGTCTTTATTCCGGTGCTTTTTGTTGCGGTGTTATTGGTGACGTCGATCTTTGTAACCCCTTTAGTGCAACGTGAAGTGGCGGTGAAGTATTTCTCAAACCTAGAAAAGAAAAAAGGCGGATCGACCTTAGGAAGCTTAGCGAATTCACTCCAAACCTTGACCGTCTTTGTGGTTTTATTCTTCCTGACTCTTCCGCTGTGGCTTATTCCTGGAATGCCACTGGTGATTCCGGCGATTTTAGTGATCTGGATGAATAAAAAGATTTTTGTTTATGATGTCCTGCAAGACTATGCCTCTAAGGAAGAACGGGTGCTTATCGCAAAAAAACAATCCGCCGGACTTTGGGGTTTAGGTGCTCTTTTAGTCTTTGCCTCATATATTCCTTTCGCTTTTATTTTACTTCCGGTGTTCTCAGCTTTCGCCTATTCGTTTTACGGCCTAAATAGCTTAGAACGCCTTAGAAATCAGGCTTAG
- the pstC gene encoding phosphate ABC transporter permease subunit PstC: MRRLRERLIETVLFFAAASSVLVTVGIVGILVTESIPFFAHVSVIDFLTDTQWTPLFENPRYGILPLLCGTFLSTIIALTVAIPLGTVAAAFLSEYVRPSAREVLKPILELLAAVPTVVYGYFALLFVTPLLQKLIPSLGGFNVLSAGLVIGMMIVPYVSSLSEDAMRTVPNHLREASFAVGASRMQTAFRVVIPAAFSGITSAYILGISRALGETMVVAIAAGMQPNLTLNPTEPAATITAFIVQVSLGDLPHGSIGYQSIYVAGLSLLLLTLCFNIVGLYLRKKFQERE; the protein is encoded by the coding sequence ATGCGTCGTTTAAGAGAACGTCTTATCGAGACGGTTTTATTTTTTGCCGCTGCTTCTTCAGTCCTTGTTACGGTGGGGATTGTGGGAATTCTGGTGACGGAAAGTATTCCGTTTTTCGCGCATGTGTCGGTGATTGATTTCTTAACCGACACGCAGTGGACACCACTTTTTGAAAATCCTCGTTATGGAATCTTGCCTCTGTTGTGTGGAACTTTTCTTTCCACAATTATTGCTTTGACGGTGGCCATTCCATTGGGAACCGTGGCCGCAGCTTTTTTAAGTGAATACGTGAGACCTTCGGCGCGCGAAGTTTTAAAACCCATTTTAGAGCTCTTAGCGGCGGTCCCCACGGTCGTGTATGGTTATTTTGCCCTTTTATTTGTGACACCTCTTTTGCAAAAACTCATTCCGTCGTTAGGCGGATTTAACGTTCTAAGTGCGGGCCTTGTGATCGGGATGATGATTGTTCCTTATGTGAGTTCCTTAAGTGAAGATGCTATGCGCACGGTTCCAAACCATTTGCGCGAAGCTTCGTTTGCGGTCGGGGCCTCACGTATGCAAACGGCCTTCAGAGTCGTGATTCCGGCGGCCTTTTCAGGGATCACGTCCGCTTATATTTTAGGTATCTCGCGCGCCTTGGGGGAAACCATGGTTGTCGCGATTGCCGCGGGGATGCAGCCGAATTTGACCCTAAATCCGACAGAGCCGGCAGCGACGATCACCGCCTTTATCGTGCAAGTAAGTCTGGGGGATTTGCCGCACGGATCCATTGGTTATCAGTCGATTTACGTCGCGGGTTTAAGTCTTTTGCTGCTGACATTGTGTTTTAATATCGTGGGTCTTTATTTGCGCAAAAAATTTCAGGAGAGAGAATAG
- a CDS encoding Fur family transcriptional regulator yields MDSLHTRMRNGGMKVTQQRSQVLKILLAHPEPISADEIFKKFDSKSEGADLVTIYRILKKFEEVLLVTRQEFGDGVARFELALESGHHHHHVICRHCQRVEPLHICDLESHIKTVEGMGYKQVSHRLDFFGVCSRCQ; encoded by the coding sequence ATGGATTCGCTTCACACGCGAATGCGCAATGGGGGGATGAAAGTCACCCAACAGCGCAGTCAGGTGCTTAAGATTTTGCTGGCCCATCCAGAGCCTATTTCGGCCGACGAGATTTTTAAAAAATTCGATTCAAAATCTGAAGGGGCCGACCTAGTTACGATCTATCGGATATTAAAGAAATTTGAAGAAGTGCTTTTGGTCACGCGCCAAGAATTTGGTGACGGGGTGGCTCGTTTTGAATTGGCTTTGGAGTCCGGCCATCACCACCATCACGTGATCTGCCGCCATTGCCAAAGGGTGGAACCCCTGCATATCTGTGATTTAGAAAGTCATATCAAAACGGTGGAAGGCATGGGCTATAAACAAGTCTCTCATCGCCTGGATTTTTTTGGCGTTTGTTCTCGCTGTCAGTGA
- a CDS encoding PstS family phosphate ABC transporter substrate-binding protein, with translation MLNKLIIAVSLFLGLFAHAQVPVIKIDGSSTVFPITEAMAEEFQTAQKGKVRVTVGISGTGGGFKKFCRGEIDIQDASRPIQTSELEACRKAGIKFLEIPIAYDATAVIVGKKNTWLKSISVSDLKKMWEPAAQGKIMKWSDINPAWPKENMKLYGAGADSGTFDYFTEAVVGKSKSSRGDYTASEDDNTLVTGVANDQYAIGYIPLAYFEENKTKLNALAIIGGDKAPKKNEAVLPSRETVETGTYFPLSRPVFIYVSEASLKKTEIKDFVNFYLSNAAKIVPEVKYVPLPAKAYEIGKKHVKENKLGTVFGGHSEIGLKIEDLMKREGSL, from the coding sequence ATGTTGAATAAACTGATTATCGCCGTGTCATTATTTTTAGGCCTCTTCGCCCACGCTCAAGTGCCGGTGATCAAAATCGATGGATCCAGCACCGTGTTCCCCATCACCGAGGCAATGGCGGAAGAATTTCAAACAGCCCAAAAAGGCAAAGTTCGCGTGACCGTGGGTATTTCTGGTACCGGTGGCGGATTTAAAAAATTCTGCCGTGGCGAAATCGATATCCAAGATGCTTCTCGTCCTATTCAAACTTCAGAGCTTGAAGCTTGCCGTAAAGCGGGCATCAAATTCCTTGAAATCCCTATTGCTTATGACGCAACTGCTGTGATCGTAGGTAAAAAGAATACATGGCTTAAATCCATCTCTGTGTCGGACCTTAAAAAAATGTGGGAACCCGCAGCTCAAGGCAAAATCATGAAATGGAGCGATATCAACCCCGCTTGGCCGAAAGAAAATATGAAACTTTACGGTGCCGGGGCGGACTCGGGAACTTTTGACTATTTCACGGAAGCCGTTGTGGGAAAATCTAAATCTTCGCGCGGCGATTACACAGCCAGTGAAGACGACAACACTCTCGTCACTGGTGTGGCTAATGACCAATACGCGATCGGTTATATTCCTTTAGCTTATTTTGAGGAAAATAAAACAAAGCTCAACGCGCTAGCGATCATTGGTGGCGATAAAGCGCCAAAAAAGAACGAAGCAGTTTTACCTTCGCGTGAAACGGTTGAGACGGGCACTTACTTCCCGCTGTCTCGTCCGGTGTTTATCTATGTCAGCGAAGCGTCTTTGAAAAAAACAGAGATCAAAGATTTCGTGAACTTCTATTTAAGCAATGCCGCGAAAATCGTTCCCGAAGTCAAATACGTGCCGTTGCCCGCGAAGGCTTATGAAATCGGTAAAAAGCATGTCAAAGAAAACAAGCTGGGCACCGTTTTCGGGGGACATTCTGAGATCGGTCTTAAGATTGAAGATCTGATGAAACGAGAAGGCTCATTGTAA
- the pstA gene encoding phosphate ABC transporter permease PstA: MEANQDILANIKRRQFWDFVFAMMGLMSLLFALITLLALIVDLAVTGVPRINFDFFTNFPSRFAERAGILSAWVGSFCIMLTTAFCAIPLGVAAGVYLEEYSKKNWISHLIELNIINLAGIPSITYGLMALGLFVYKLKLGQSILTAGLTLGLLVLPIIIVTTREAIRAIPNTIREASYAMGASKWQTIRYHILPYSSGGILTGVIISLSRAIGETAPLITIGALTFIAFLPTPPVEGHFPFLNFKWLMDPFTVMPIQMFNWLSRPQPEFHVNAAATGVILLLMTLIMNGGAIYLRSRFRKKMKW, from the coding sequence ATGGAAGCAAACCAAGATATTCTTGCCAATATCAAGCGCCGTCAGTTCTGGGACTTTGTCTTTGCGATGATGGGGCTTATGTCTTTGTTGTTTGCGCTGATCACACTTTTAGCGCTGATCGTGGATTTGGCCGTGACCGGTGTTCCGCGTATTAATTTTGATTTCTTTACGAACTTTCCATCCCGGTTTGCGGAGCGCGCGGGGATTTTGTCGGCATGGGTGGGGTCGTTCTGTATTATGCTGACCACCGCGTTTTGTGCCATCCCATTAGGCGTGGCCGCGGGTGTTTACTTAGAGGAATATTCTAAAAAAAATTGGATTTCGCATTTAATTGAGCTCAATATTATCAACCTTGCCGGTATTCCGTCGATCACCTACGGTCTGATGGCGTTGGGTTTGTTTGTCTATAAGCTTAAATTAGGTCAAAGTATTCTGACGGCCGGACTGACTTTAGGTTTGCTTGTTTTGCCGATCATTATCGTGACCACGCGTGAAGCCATTCGCGCGATTCCAAATACCATCCGCGAAGCCAGCTACGCCATGGGAGCTAGTAAATGGCAAACCATCCGCTATCATATCTTGCCTTATTCTTCAGGCGGTATCTTAACCGGGGTTATTATTTCTTTATCGCGCGCGATTGGGGAAACGGCTCCGTTAATTACCATCGGTGCGTTGACCTTTATTGCTTTTTTGCCGACGCCGCCGGTGGAAGGGCATTTTCCGTTTTTGAATTTCAAATGGTTGATGGATCCTTTTACCGTGATGCCGATCCAGATGTTTAACTGGCTCTCGCGTCCGCAGCCAGAATTCCACGTGAATGCGGCGGCGACGGGTGTGATTTTGCTTTTGATGACTTTAATTATGAACGGCGGGGCGATTTATTTGCGCTCTCGTTTCCGTAAAAAGATGAAGTGGTAA
- the pstB gene encoding phosphate ABC transporter ATP-binding protein PstB: MELKLRAEVKNLLFSYGDKKVLNGVTLPVYEDRVTALIGPSGCGKTTLLRCFNRMHDLYPNANYQGEILLHPDQRNILGKEIDPMEVRMRIGMVFQKPNPFPKSIYENVAYGLKVRGVKKKSFIEERVEKSLQQAGLWNEVKDRLHTPATALSGGQQQRLCIARALATEPEILLLDEPTSALDPISTRHIEELIGELRKDVTIAIVTHSLHQAARVSDYTAFMYLGDLIEFGESDQIFTNPKDRRTENYITGRFG; encoded by the coding sequence ATGGAATTAAAACTGCGTGCTGAAGTAAAAAATTTGCTGTTCTCTTACGGGGATAAAAAAGTTCTTAACGGTGTGACTTTGCCGGTTTATGAAGATCGTGTGACCGCGTTGATTGGCCCCTCGGGTTGCGGTAAGACCACGTTATTGCGTTGTTTTAACCGTATGCATGACCTTTATCCAAATGCGAACTATCAAGGTGAAATCTTGCTTCACCCGGATCAAAGAAATATTTTAGGTAAAGAAATTGATCCGATGGAAGTCCGCATGCGTATCGGGATGGTTTTTCAAAAACCAAATCCATTTCCTAAAAGTATTTACGAAAATGTGGCTTACGGACTTAAAGTTCGCGGCGTAAAAAAGAAAAGTTTTATTGAAGAGCGCGTGGAAAAATCTTTGCAACAAGCCGGGCTTTGGAATGAAGTTAAAGACCGCTTGCACACACCCGCGACCGCACTTTCCGGCGGCCAGCAACAGCGTTTGTGTATCGCACGAGCTTTAGCGACAGAGCCTGAGATCTTATTATTGGATGAACCGACTTCGGCGTTAGATCCTATTTCTACTCGACATATTGAAGAACTTATTGGGGAACTTCGTAAAGATGTCACGATCGCGATTGTGACCCACAGTCTGCATCAAGCCGCGCGCGTTTCTGATTACACGGCCTTTATGTATTTAGGTGATTTGATTGAGTTTGGGGAAAGTGATCAGATTTTTACAAATCCTAAAGACCGCCGTACAGAAAACTATATCACCGGTCGTTTCGGATAG
- a CDS encoding PAS domain-containing protein — translation MHKKYLLDPNSIFIKINHAIANSVYIFDVDDSVLVWLSDRGQELIGLTLKDIQALGPAYVEKIMHPDDLPKLIATIRNIGSIQDDKPILLEYRLRHPNGSFNWVHDRITVFSRKENGEVESVLGVVTLVNSLKRREQEQLKIIEKLNLSLSAAKMGTWEWDLEKNVLHWDDRMYDIHDVDPATAKPPVEEVWARADRSDMEQVNIKVQEAAEKRQDFYVTYRTKYRNDEIHHIRVYGRFISSLNINRMYGVAWDSTEEIKTEQEAAEAKARLISSTKMAALGEMSGGIAHEINNPLTVIQARAFQLNQMVEQNKLDPAKVKQAAESISRTADKIAKIIKSLRSFAREGTYDPFEVVAVNRLIEETLEFCRTRFYNHGVEIEVGPIDPDLEIECRVIQIEQVLLNLLNNSFDAIQNLEDRWIRINVKDMDEEGIEIIVTDSGAGIAPDLQDQIMMPFFTTKEVGKGTGLGLSISSGIIRSHKGSLRLDPVSENTTFVVQLPKFQENLDH, via the coding sequence ATGCATAAAAAGTATCTCTTGGATCCCAATAGCATTTTCATCAAAATCAACCACGCTATTGCTAATAGCGTTTATATCTTTGATGTGGACGATAGCGTGCTAGTTTGGCTTTCAGATCGAGGACAAGAGCTGATAGGCCTCACTTTAAAGGACATCCAGGCGCTGGGCCCCGCCTATGTAGAAAAGATAATGCATCCAGACGATTTGCCCAAGCTTATAGCGACGATCCGAAATATCGGCAGCATCCAAGACGATAAACCGATTCTTTTGGAATACCGCCTGCGCCATCCGAACGGCAGTTTTAATTGGGTGCATGATCGCATCACCGTTTTTTCTAGAAAAGAAAATGGCGAAGTGGAATCCGTCTTAGGGGTCGTGACTTTGGTGAACAGCCTCAAACGTCGAGAACAAGAACAGCTTAAAATCATCGAAAAACTAAACCTGTCGCTTTCGGCCGCAAAAATGGGAACCTGGGAGTGGGACTTAGAAAAAAATGTGCTGCATTGGGATGATCGTATGTACGACATTCATGATGTGGATCCCGCCACGGCCAAGCCCCCGGTGGAAGAAGTGTGGGCCCGAGCTGATCGCTCAGACATGGAGCAAGTAAATATCAAAGTTCAAGAGGCGGCAGAAAAGCGCCAGGATTTTTACGTCACCTATCGCACGAAATATCGCAACGATGAAATCCACCACATTCGCGTTTACGGACGATTTATTTCATCCTTAAACATCAATCGAATGTATGGTGTCGCCTGGGATTCGACCGAAGAAATTAAAACCGAACAAGAAGCGGCGGAAGCCAAAGCGCGCTTGATTTCTTCCACTAAAATGGCGGCATTAGGTGAAATGTCTGGCGGGATTGCTCATGAAATCAATAACCCCCTCACCGTCATTCAAGCTCGCGCGTTTCAATTAAATCAAATGGTTGAACAAAATAAGCTTGATCCCGCGAAAGTAAAACAGGCCGCCGAAAGTATTAGTCGCACGGCGGATAAGATCGCCAAAATCATTAAATCCTTGCGCTCCTTTGCCCGCGAAGGAACCTATGATCCCTTTGAGGTCGTCGCCGTCAACCGCTTGATTGAAGAGACTTTAGAGTTTTGCCGCACACGATTTTACAATCACGGTGTGGAGATTGAAGTCGGCCCTATTGATCCCGATTTAGAGATCGAATGTCGAGTCATCCAAATTGAACAAGTGCTTTTAAATCTGCTCAATAATTCTTTTGATGCCATTCAAAATCTGGAGGATCGATGGATCCGTATAAATGTTAAAGACATGGATGAAGAAGGTATTGAAATCATCGTGACGGATTCCGGGGCCGGCATTGCGCCGGATTTGCAAGATCAAATCATGATGCCATTTTTTACGACCAAAGAAGTCGGTAAAGGCACAGGATTAGGTTTAAGTATTTCTAGCGGGATCATTCGCAGCCACAAGGGCTCATTGCGCTTAGACCCCGTCAGTGAAAACACCACTTTTGTGGTGCAGTTGCCAAAATTTCAAGAAAACTTAGATCACTGA
- a CDS encoding histidine phosphatase family protein: MKKTLHLFRHGETDWNAIRRLQGHTDIPLNDEGRKQARGLQKYFAENPVDVFYSSDLKRAHETAQLANFVLQKPLTTSPELRESFLGDLEGKTRDEVFVLYGEEDWQRWSSVRAEDADFCLPGAESSRETVSRVLRFLTRFCQEHDFTSAGICTHGLVMRRLLHSLNPELKSLIAVPNCRVYPITYDLELKKFHFNHSE, translated from the coding sequence ATGAAAAAGACACTCCACCTTTTTAGACACGGCGAAACAGACTGGAACGCGATTCGTCGCCTACAGGGGCATACCGATATTCCACTCAACGACGAAGGCCGCAAACAAGCCCGGGGTCTACAAAAATATTTTGCCGAAAATCCGGTGGATGTTTTTTATTCTAGCGACTTAAAACGCGCCCATGAAACAGCCCAGCTTGCGAACTTCGTTTTGCAAAAGCCCTTAACGACAAGCCCCGAGTTGCGGGAATCCTTTTTAGGAGACCTTGAAGGAAAAACCCGGGACGAAGTGTTTGTACTTTACGGCGAAGAAGATTGGCAGCGTTGGTCTTCGGTCCGCGCCGAAGATGCGGATTTTTGTTTGCCAGGCGCTGAAAGTTCTCGCGAAACGGTGTCGCGCGTGCTTCGTTTTTTAACTCGCTTTTGCCAGGAACATGACTTTACTTCGGCCGGGATTTGCACCCACGGCTTAGTGATGCGCAGGCTTTTACACTCGTTAAATCCGGAGCTAAAAAGCCTGATCGCAGTTCCAAACTGCAGGGTGTATCCGATCACCTATGATCTAGAACTTAAAAAATTCCACTTTAATCACAGCGAATAA
- a CDS encoding NAD-dependent epimerase/dehydratase family protein: MSLSREFWQGKRVFVTSPTSFLGAWTCLSLTYLGAQVFGFGEASSEALSLFDVSGLAQKISMTYADIRDEKSLSDTLNFAQSDIVLHLGELGFLFEEDRKSPELIAKSVVGTANLLELLRETASVRALVVASSDKVYARPAVVPSVEDSALGAYEILPTARLCSELVTLSYRHSFFNPDKYNKHKIALATARLGAGVGGGDFALKSFMREAVESVRGGGPMVLRHPSSMRSWIHVLDQVRGLLLLAEKLLERGPKLAPTYNLGSNSMATVGDALELIKRSWMGSVEGVALSSKATSVHGTMNSDLALQDLGWQPVLSVEESIKAAVTWYRAYFNGTSEEEILRQLKLHL, translated from the coding sequence ATGTCTCTAAGTCGCGAATTCTGGCAGGGGAAAAGAGTCTTTGTCACTTCGCCGACGTCTTTTTTGGGGGCATGGACGTGTTTAAGTCTGACTTATCTAGGGGCTCAGGTGTTTGGCTTTGGGGAAGCCTCTTCTGAAGCTCTCAGTTTATTTGATGTCTCGGGCTTGGCGCAAAAAATATCGATGACTTACGCCGATATTCGCGACGAGAAAAGTTTAAGTGATACTTTAAATTTCGCGCAAAGTGATATTGTTCTGCATTTAGGAGAGTTGGGATTTTTGTTTGAAGAAGATCGCAAAAGTCCTGAATTAATTGCGAAATCCGTTGTCGGTACTGCCAACTTGTTAGAGCTTTTGCGCGAAACTGCCTCGGTGCGCGCCCTGGTGGTGGCAAGTTCGGATAAGGTTTATGCGCGACCCGCAGTGGTGCCGTCGGTTGAGGACTCAGCCCTTGGCGCGTATGAGATTTTACCCACCGCGCGGCTGTGTTCAGAGCTTGTGACGCTGTCTTATCGTCACAGTTTTTTTAATCCTGACAAGTACAACAAACATAAAATTGCGCTCGCGACCGCTCGTCTGGGGGCGGGGGTTGGCGGCGGAGATTTTGCTTTAAAGTCTTTCATGCGCGAAGCGGTTGAAAGTGTGCGGGGTGGGGGGCCGATGGTTTTGCGTCATCCTTCTTCCATGCGGTCGTGGATTCATGTTTTGGATCAAGTGCGGGGTTTGTTATTACTGGCAGAAAAATTACTTGAGCGGGGTCCAAAGCTTGCGCCGACTTACAACTTGGGTTCAAATTCGATGGCGACAGTGGGCGATGCTTTAGAGTTGATAAAACGCTCTTGGATGGGTTCGGTTGAAGGGGTGGCTTTAAGTTCTAAAGCCACGTCGGTTCATGGGACGATGAATAGCGATTTGGCTTTGCAAGATTTGGGTTGGCAGCCCGTTTTGAGTGTCGAAGAGTCTATTAAGGCGGCTGTCACCTGGTACCGCGCTTATTTTAACGGTACCAGTGAGGAAGAAATATTACGGCAATTAAAACTGCATCTCTAA